One window from the genome of Rariglobus hedericola encodes:
- a CDS encoding Amuc_1100 family pilus-like protein: MASFKSNPIYCSVLGVLGLAVLAAGWGIYDRHAASEKSAALLVQKRNELNSLQAVNPAPSEVSKAAVEADLLRTEAALVKMRAELKGSGPFAEALRNTPAPSEPTDVFFNLETFVEKTRQKAEAAKVKIKADERFGFYTYDRTGPDRDLIPQVFKQRQVIEYLVDALIEATPSELLAVNRERPLTKAALAAIAAGQPAPQSSASAANSNSTNNDFFDIDPRISARVPGFVGASAFRLTFVSETESLRVLLNKLASFELPLVVRSVEVEPMPKSQSSAAPVQSNSLSSIFGNAPSSTPAAAPEPKPLVEKVLSKFTVTVELIDLIEAPATEATPTS; the protein is encoded by the coding sequence ATGGCCAGTTTTAAGTCCAATCCCATTTATTGCTCCGTGCTCGGCGTCCTCGGTCTGGCGGTCTTGGCCGCCGGCTGGGGAATCTACGATCGCCATGCGGCCTCTGAAAAAAGTGCCGCATTGCTGGTTCAAAAGCGCAATGAGCTGAACTCTCTTCAAGCCGTCAATCCGGCACCCAGCGAGGTGAGCAAGGCGGCCGTCGAGGCTGATTTGCTTCGCACCGAAGCTGCGCTCGTCAAGATGCGTGCCGAACTGAAGGGCAGTGGTCCGTTCGCCGAGGCCCTGCGCAACACGCCGGCGCCTTCCGAGCCGACCGATGTCTTCTTTAATCTTGAGACGTTCGTTGAGAAGACCCGCCAAAAGGCGGAGGCCGCCAAGGTGAAGATCAAGGCTGACGAACGCTTCGGCTTTTACACCTACGATCGCACGGGCCCTGATCGTGATTTGATTCCGCAGGTCTTCAAGCAACGCCAGGTTATCGAGTATCTGGTCGATGCTCTCATCGAGGCAACCCCGAGTGAGTTGCTGGCCGTCAATCGTGAACGCCCTCTCACGAAAGCTGCGCTCGCCGCAATTGCCGCGGGACAGCCTGCTCCCCAGTCGTCCGCTTCGGCTGCCAACAGCAATTCCACGAATAACGATTTCTTCGATATTGACCCACGCATTTCCGCTCGTGTGCCGGGCTTTGTTGGTGCGAGTGCTTTCCGCCTCACTTTCGTCAGCGAAACCGAATCGCTGCGCGTTCTGCTCAACAAGCTTGCGAGCTTCGAACTGCCGCTCGTGGTTCGAAGTGTGGAAGTCGAGCCCATGCCCAAGTCTCAATCGAGCGCCGCTCCCGTCCAGAGCAACTCACTCAGCAGCATTTTTGGTAACGCTCCGTCTTCCACGCCTGCCGCTGCTCCCGAGCCCAAGCCGCTTGTTGAAAAAGTCCTTTCCAAATTTACGGTCACGGTCGAGTTGATCGACTTGATCGAAGCCCCCGCGACTGAAGCCACCCCGACTTCCTGA
- the pilM gene encoding pilus assembly protein PilM, giving the protein MSSPRVLAVDSGAGHVACGLFSSAKNGRLVLEQFALESFNPDASLEAQWTELVSQSLSAAARRAGASGSAVLSVPGHHTLTKFVKTPAVDKAKRDKVIQFEAQQNIPYPLPEVVWDYLTVSDDGLDLEVMLAAVKLDVAEALCHSIQDAGVSASSIAPSTVALYRSFKYNYPDASGPVLVVNIGARSTNLLFIDGNRFFIRTIALAGNSVTQTIADELKQEFSHAESLKLQVLGGTSDLPESSPARTTVLHAAQSFIGRLHMEITRSTVNYRRQNGAEQPATIYVTGGGSLVPDLTTTLADKLKISVEVFDPLRNVEVSASAALARDYAPVLADLIGLAVGNAAGEKSFTLLPPAIGEAIAFRKQQPFYIGAAALVVLALALPIVHFNQRAAVSAEQAQLLEARLQPLRALKNADTANLAKIETLKNEITAIQGLVESKSNWINFFTDLQQRLVKVQDVWLEKLQVLRPAPGDTVTASAGGFFGADTSGANNASVQPVATVLRLNLSGRLLDRANPTSKVSPDSLNRVRSLLASFADSQFISSVEKETFNTNQPGILSFDFILVVDPKKPL; this is encoded by the coding sequence ATGTCATCCCCCCGCGTCCTTGCTGTTGACAGCGGTGCCGGCCATGTTGCTTGCGGTCTGTTTTCTTCCGCAAAAAACGGTCGGCTCGTGCTCGAGCAGTTTGCCTTGGAATCCTTTAATCCGGACGCCTCATTGGAGGCGCAATGGACCGAGCTGGTCTCCCAGTCTCTTTCGGCAGCTGCGAGGCGCGCCGGCGCTTCGGGCTCGGCCGTGTTGTCCGTCCCCGGCCATCATACCCTCACGAAGTTTGTAAAGACCCCCGCGGTTGATAAGGCCAAGCGCGACAAGGTCATTCAATTCGAGGCGCAGCAAAACATCCCTTACCCGCTGCCCGAAGTGGTCTGGGATTACCTGACGGTCAGCGATGACGGCCTTGACCTCGAAGTCATGCTTGCCGCGGTCAAGCTGGATGTCGCCGAGGCGCTTTGCCACTCGATCCAGGATGCCGGCGTTTCCGCTTCTTCGATCGCCCCTTCGACGGTCGCCCTGTATCGCTCTTTTAAATACAACTACCCGGACGCCTCCGGTCCGGTGCTGGTGGTCAACATCGGCGCACGTTCGACCAATTTGCTGTTCATTGACGGCAACCGGTTTTTCATCCGCACGATCGCCTTGGCGGGTAACAGTGTCACGCAGACGATTGCCGACGAGTTGAAGCAGGAGTTCTCCCATGCGGAGAGCCTCAAGCTTCAGGTGTTGGGCGGCACGAGCGATCTCCCAGAGAGCTCGCCTGCTCGCACCACCGTGCTTCATGCGGCGCAGTCGTTCATCGGCCGTTTGCACATGGAGATCACCCGCTCCACGGTGAACTACCGCCGTCAGAATGGTGCCGAGCAGCCCGCCACGATCTATGTCACCGGTGGCGGTTCCTTGGTTCCTGATCTCACGACGACGCTGGCCGACAAGTTGAAGATCTCCGTCGAGGTCTTCGATCCTCTGCGTAATGTGGAAGTGTCTGCCTCGGCGGCTTTGGCTCGCGACTACGCTCCGGTTCTGGCCGATCTGATCGGTTTGGCTGTCGGTAACGCCGCAGGGGAAAAGAGCTTCACGCTGCTTCCTCCGGCCATTGGCGAGGCGATTGCCTTCCGTAAGCAGCAGCCTTTCTACATCGGTGCGGCCGCCTTGGTCGTCTTGGCGCTCGCGCTCCCCATTGTGCATTTCAATCAGCGCGCAGCCGTCTCTGCAGAGCAGGCTCAGCTGCTTGAGGCGCGTTTGCAGCCCTTGCGGGCCCTTAAAAATGCGGACACTGCAAACCTGGCTAAAATCGAGACGCTCAAAAACGAGATCACTGCGATCCAGGGCTTGGTGGAGTCGAAATCCAACTGGATTAACTTCTTTACCGATCTGCAGCAGCGTTTGGTGAAAGTTCAGGACGTTTGGCTGGAGAAACTCCAAGTGCTGCGTCCGGCTCCCGGGGACACCGTGACAGCATCCGCAGGCGGATTTTTTGGTGCTGACACATCGGGTGCAAACAACGCCTCTGTGCAGCCCGTCGCGACGGTGCTGCGACTCAACCTCAGCGGGCGTCTGTTGGATAGAGCTAACCCGACGTCTAAAGTCAGCCCTGATTCCTTGAATCGTGTCCGCTCCCTGCTCGCGAGTTTTGCCGACTCGCAGTTTATCTCTTCCGTGGAGAAAGAAACCTTTAATACCAACCAGCCGGGCATCTTGAGCTTCGACTTCATCCTGGTCGTTGATCCCAAGAAACCTCTCTGA
- a CDS encoding NUDIX hydrolase — protein MTVTTAYKIAVLVFIKNDNDEHLLLLRAKPPNLGSWSPIGGKLETAVGESPFECAARETGEETGHIVMTADLHLFAMIAEKSYEGDAHWLLFLFNCTLPIKSLPPAMAEGRFGFFSRGEIDSLPLPETDRTALWPIYDQHKDSFIALRADCDPARPLQITVEQITPSPANAGPLA, from the coding sequence ATGACCGTCACGACCGCCTACAAGATCGCCGTCCTTGTATTCATTAAAAATGACAACGATGAACATCTCCTGCTGTTGCGCGCCAAACCGCCAAACCTCGGCTCATGGAGCCCGATTGGCGGAAAACTGGAAACTGCAGTCGGTGAATCACCGTTCGAATGCGCTGCACGCGAGACCGGCGAAGAAACCGGACACATCGTCATGACAGCCGACCTTCATCTCTTTGCCATGATCGCAGAAAAGTCCTACGAGGGCGACGCACACTGGCTGCTTTTTTTATTCAACTGCACGCTCCCCATCAAGTCCCTGCCGCCCGCGATGGCCGAGGGCCGCTTCGGCTTTTTCTCGCGCGGCGAAATCGATTCACTCCCCCTTCCTGAAACCGACCGCACCGCGCTTTGGCCCATTTATGACCAGCATAAAGACAGCTTCATCGCACTGCGCGCCGACTGCGATCCCGCCAGACCGCTGCAAATCACCGTCGAACAAATCACTCCGTCCCCCGCGAATGCCGGCCCGCTTGCTTAA
- the pdhA gene encoding pyruvate dehydrogenase (acetyl-transferring) E1 component subunit alpha — MSKKAAPTAEPKASCAGLSAAAPINASLTKEEKIELHRKMVRIRRFEERSLRAYLSKKIGGFLHLYIGQEAVAVGCCTLMGKDDHVITAYRDHGHAMAVGMDTKALMAELYGKITGCSKGKGGSMHYFAPSLNYWGGHGIVGGQIPLGTGLAYALKYKKLKGAAMAFMGDGAVNQGAVHEAYNLAALWNLPVIFVIENNGYSMGTSQERSSAGPGLAKRAEAYGMNWGTCFGHDVYEVRATMDKFLTLAREKNQPSVVEIDTYRYRGHSVADPDQTYRTREEIEEYRNTKDPIQLFQKTLLAEGVLTEALIEQIDTEAKAEADLAADFAEASPFPTTDDIQKDVYWETDNPEKRTSKGRIFFD; from the coding sequence GTGAGCAAAAAAGCAGCACCCACCGCCGAACCCAAAGCATCTTGCGCAGGCCTGTCCGCCGCGGCTCCGATCAACGCCAGTCTCACCAAAGAGGAAAAGATCGAGCTCCATCGCAAGATGGTGCGCATCCGTCGTTTTGAGGAACGCTCCCTGCGCGCTTACCTCTCGAAAAAAATCGGTGGCTTCCTCCACCTTTACATCGGACAGGAAGCCGTCGCCGTCGGTTGCTGCACGCTCATGGGCAAGGACGACCACGTCATCACTGCGTATCGAGATCATGGACACGCGATGGCCGTCGGTATGGACACCAAAGCCCTCATGGCCGAGCTCTACGGCAAGATCACCGGTTGCTCCAAAGGTAAGGGCGGCTCCATGCATTATTTCGCTCCCTCCCTCAACTACTGGGGCGGCCACGGCATCGTCGGCGGTCAAATTCCCTTGGGCACCGGTCTTGCCTACGCTCTCAAATACAAAAAGCTCAAAGGCGCCGCGATGGCCTTCATGGGTGATGGCGCAGTCAATCAAGGTGCCGTCCACGAGGCCTACAATCTCGCCGCCCTTTGGAATCTCCCCGTGATCTTTGTTATCGAAAACAACGGCTATTCCATGGGCACCTCGCAGGAGCGCTCCTCCGCCGGTCCCGGCCTCGCCAAACGCGCTGAAGCCTACGGCATGAACTGGGGCACCTGCTTCGGTCACGACGTTTACGAGGTCCGCGCTACGATGGACAAGTTCCTCACCCTCGCCCGCGAGAAAAACCAGCCCTCCGTCGTCGAGATCGATACCTATCGTTACCGCGGCCACTCCGTCGCCGATCCCGATCAAACCTACCGCACCCGCGAGGAAATCGAGGAATACCGCAACACCAAGGATCCCATCCAGCTGTTCCAAAAGACCCTTCTCGCCGAAGGCGTGCTGACCGAAGCGCTCATCGAACAGATCGACACTGAAGCCAAGGCCGAGGCCGACCTCGCCGCTGACTTCGCGGAAGCCAGCCCCTTCCCCACGACCGACGACATCCAGAAGGATGTCTATTGGGAGACCGATAATCCCGAAAAGCGCACCTCCAAGGGCCGCATTTTCTTCGACTGA
- a CDS encoding alpha-ketoacid dehydrogenase subunit beta: MAVISYREAIRAALAEELTRDENVVLMGEEVANFHGAYKVSEGLLEKFGPDRIVDTPISEAGFIGMGVGASMLGVRPVMELMFWSFYSVAFDQILNNAANVRYMSGGLINCPIVIRGPANGGTNVGATHSHTPENVLANHPGVKVIVPATAADAKGLLKSAIRDNDPCFFLENTILYGEKGEVSDDPELLIPLGVADVKRQGTDLTIVTYGRCVLHSLVAADILEKEHDVSVEVIDLRTIRPLDIDTVLASVKKTHRVLIVEEQKPFASVGSQLAYMIQREAFDELDGPIHRLATIDAPAIYSPPVEVEQLPNPQRVLKAALAAVE, translated from the coding sequence ATGGCCGTTATCTCTTACCGCGAAGCCATCCGCGCCGCTCTCGCCGAGGAACTCACCCGCGACGAAAACGTCGTCCTCATGGGCGAGGAAGTCGCCAACTTCCACGGCGCCTACAAGGTCTCCGAAGGCCTCCTCGAAAAATTCGGCCCCGACCGCATCGTGGACACGCCCATCTCCGAAGCCGGTTTCATCGGCATGGGCGTCGGCGCCTCCATGCTCGGCGTCCGTCCCGTGATGGAGCTCATGTTCTGGTCCTTCTACTCCGTCGCCTTCGACCAGATCCTTAACAACGCCGCCAACGTCCGCTACATGTCCGGCGGTCTCATCAACTGCCCGATCGTCATCCGCGGCCCCGCCAACGGCGGCACCAATGTCGGTGCCACCCACTCCCACACACCCGAGAACGTCCTCGCCAACCACCCTGGTGTTAAGGTGATCGTTCCCGCCACCGCCGCCGACGCCAAGGGCCTCCTCAAGTCCGCCATCCGCGACAACGACCCCTGCTTTTTCCTAGAGAACACCATTCTCTACGGCGAAAAGGGCGAAGTCTCCGATGATCCCGAGCTGCTCATCCCGCTCGGCGTCGCCGACGTGAAACGTCAGGGCACCGATCTCACCATCGTCACCTACGGGCGTTGCGTTCTCCACTCCCTCGTTGCCGCAGACATCCTTGAAAAAGAACACGATGTGTCCGTCGAGGTCATCGACTTGCGAACCATCCGCCCGCTCGACATCGACACCGTGCTCGCCTCGGTGAAGAAGACCCACCGCGTCCTCATCGTCGAAGAGCAAAAGCCCTTCGCCAGCGTCGGCTCGCAGCTCGCCTATATGATCCAGCGCGAAGCCTTCGACGAACTCGACGGTCCCATCCACCGTCTCGCGACCATCGACGCGCCCGCCATCTACAGCCCGCCCGTCGAAGTCGAACAGCTCCCCAACCCCCAGCGCGTCCTTAAAGCCGCCCTCGCCGCCGTCGAATAA
- a CDS encoding pyruvate dehydrogenase complex dihydrolipoamide acetyltransferase — translation MANIIEMPKLSDTMTVGTLVKWLKKEGDVVKSGDNLAEVETDKATMELECFFDGTLLKIFAEAGSQVALGAPLCAVGKAGETVEAPASTAPAPAAKEEPKKEASAKAEAAPAPAASGEKKEAELKKPSADTAPAPSAPARAEGERVKISPLAKKLADEKGIDLSSVTGSGPGGRIVRADIEAAAKNPKPAASAKSGAPAASFSGGTVGAKGPIQDERTVTVSTMRGVIGKRLLESKTTIPHFYLEIEVDAEPLMALREQLNKGLEKAGVKLSVNDFILKGSAEALRRVPDVNAAWEGTQIRYFGSAHVSFAVALPDGLITPVVRDAHDKSIFQVSSEAKSLGKLAKDKKLKPDQFTGGTFCVSNLGMMGIPKFFPIINPPNAAILGVGTTVTKPVVKNGQIVIGQTLTLTLSADHRVVDGAVGAQFLAALKAVLESPALLLV, via the coding sequence ATGGCCAACATCATCGAAATGCCGAAACTCAGCGACACCATGACGGTGGGCACGCTGGTCAAGTGGCTCAAAAAAGAAGGCGACGTCGTTAAATCCGGCGACAACCTCGCCGAAGTCGAAACCGACAAGGCCACGATGGAGCTCGAGTGCTTCTTTGATGGCACCCTCCTCAAAATCTTCGCCGAAGCCGGTTCCCAAGTCGCACTAGGCGCCCCGCTCTGCGCCGTCGGCAAGGCCGGCGAAACCGTCGAGGCCCCCGCCTCCACCGCTCCTGCTCCGGCCGCCAAGGAAGAACCCAAGAAAGAAGCCTCCGCCAAGGCCGAAGCCGCCCCCGCTCCCGCCGCCTCTGGGGAAAAGAAGGAAGCCGAACTCAAGAAACCGTCCGCCGACACCGCGCCCGCTCCCTCCGCCCCGGCCCGCGCCGAAGGCGAACGCGTCAAGATCTCCCCTCTCGCCAAAAAGCTCGCCGACGAAAAAGGCATCGATCTCTCCTCCGTCACCGGCTCCGGCCCCGGCGGACGCATCGTTCGAGCCGACATTGAAGCCGCTGCCAAAAACCCCAAGCCCGCCGCGTCCGCCAAGAGCGGTGCACCCGCCGCCTCCTTCTCCGGCGGCACCGTCGGCGCCAAGGGTCCGATCCAGGACGAACGCACCGTCACCGTCTCCACGATGCGCGGCGTCATCGGCAAACGCCTCCTCGAGTCGAAGACCACCATCCCGCACTTCTACCTCGAAATCGAAGTGGACGCCGAGCCCCTCATGGCGCTCCGCGAGCAGCTCAACAAAGGCCTCGAAAAGGCCGGCGTTAAACTCTCCGTCAACGACTTCATCCTCAAGGGCAGCGCTGAAGCCCTTCGTCGCGTCCCCGATGTCAACGCCGCTTGGGAAGGCACGCAGATCCGTTACTTCGGCTCTGCCCATGTCTCCTTCGCCGTGGCCCTCCCCGACGGTCTCATCACCCCGGTCGTCCGCGACGCCCATGACAAGTCGATCTTCCAAGTCAGCTCCGAAGCCAAGTCCCTCGGCAAACTCGCCAAGGACAAGAAGCTCAAGCCCGACCAGTTCACCGGCGGCACCTTCTGCGTGTCCAACCTCGGCATGATGGGCATCCCGAAGTTCTTCCCGATCATCAACCCGCCCAACGCCGCCATCCTCGGCGTCGGCACCACGGTAACGAAGCCCGTCGTGAAAAACGGTCAGATCGTCATCGGCCAGACCCTCACGCTGACCCTCTCCGCCGACCACCGCGTGGTCGATGGAGCCGTCGGCGCACAGTTCCTCGCCGCCTTGAAGGCCGTCCTCGAGAGCCCTGCCCTGCTCCTCGTCTAA
- a CDS encoding 3-oxoacyl-[acyl-carrier-protein] synthase III C-terminal domain-containing protein, which produces MPEMDTAGIGLGGIAAILPPNRSHLDSLHANGLLISKPADLVALGFSHAHLADATHDAAWLAATAASAALNDAGLSAIDIDALIWASALPANHVVSGNHPSSFLAAFNSPASQLQDSLGMDRAIVHGIAQQGCGGMFAALRSARALLVAEPQLQHVLCVGVDILPVGSPREILYNVISDAAAAVVVSRSGARLRWIDCHQVSKGYYWDVPARQKEIIASYFPTSRLVITELLARNQLSGSGLAHVVPNGIGAGSWEILCQLCGIPIDRIRKPAGEFGHTIAADNILHLAALSKTQALHTGDKLLLFTYGFGSSWCGILLEQIS; this is translated from the coding sequence ATGCCTGAAATGGATACAGCCGGAATCGGCCTGGGAGGAATTGCCGCCATACTTCCCCCGAATCGCAGCCACCTCGATTCACTGCACGCAAACGGCCTGCTGATCTCAAAACCAGCCGATCTCGTCGCCCTCGGCTTCAGCCACGCCCACCTCGCCGACGCCACCCATGATGCCGCCTGGTTGGCAGCTACCGCCGCCTCAGCCGCGTTAAACGATGCTGGTCTGTCAGCGATCGACATCGACGCCCTCATCTGGGCAAGCGCCCTTCCGGCCAATCATGTTGTCTCCGGCAACCACCCGTCATCCTTCCTCGCCGCGTTCAACTCTCCGGCCAGCCAGCTGCAAGACTCATTGGGGATGGATCGCGCAATCGTTCACGGTATAGCCCAACAGGGCTGCGGAGGCATGTTTGCTGCCCTGCGCAGTGCCCGTGCTTTGCTTGTAGCCGAACCCCAACTACAGCACGTGCTCTGCGTGGGCGTGGATATTCTACCAGTTGGTTCACCACGCGAAATCCTCTACAACGTTATCAGCGATGCCGCTGCTGCGGTTGTTGTCTCACGCTCGGGCGCAAGGCTGCGCTGGATCGACTGCCATCAAGTATCCAAAGGCTATTACTGGGACGTCCCCGCACGCCAAAAAGAGATTATCGCCTCCTATTTTCCGACCTCCCGCTTGGTCATTACTGAACTGCTTGCCCGCAACCAGCTCAGTGGATCCGGACTCGCCCATGTGGTGCCAAACGGCATCGGTGCCGGCAGCTGGGAAATCCTCTGCCAACTGTGCGGTATTCCGATTGATCGGATTCGTAAACCCGCTGGCGAATTCGGCCACACCATAGCCGCCGACAACATCCTTCACTTGGCGGCGCTGAGCAAAACGCAGGCACTTCACACCGGGGATAAACTGCTGCTTTTCACCTACGGTTTCGGCTCGAGCTGGTGCGGCATTTTGCTGGAGCAAATCTCATGA
- a CDS encoding SDR family oxidoreductase — translation MNRPSLLITGATGAVGRPLLSALLASEQFHTIHALVRDPSSLAASPGLNLIVGDLADPTWSCFTLPCVDVIIHAAASTRFRDTAETLLAINLAGTARLLSWAESLGNAPRFIHLSTCCVAGKRSGEILETPLSHETDFVNTYELTKWQAEQRVHSSPLGPEIVRLATVAGSEIDGTLSRPGALHASLKWFRRGLLPLIPGASDTPIDLISTELVTRFITKLLNTAPTPHAIYHLSAGSHALSLSKLLELAASQCRMSDQAWRRGQILAPVIATKETFDAFRISIMKSRDLLFNEVLASADLFLPVLLFSKRFSTSQAEHIWGGKLPLPDPTTFVSRVVAAAIPTPLPIL, via the coding sequence ATGAATCGCCCGTCTCTATTGATAACCGGCGCCACCGGTGCAGTCGGCCGTCCGCTTCTGTCCGCACTGCTGGCTTCGGAGCAATTCCACACGATACACGCCTTGGTGCGCGATCCTTCGTCGCTGGCTGCCTCACCCGGCTTAAACCTCATCGTGGGAGATCTCGCGGATCCAACTTGGTCCTGCTTCACGTTGCCGTGCGTCGATGTGATCATCCATGCCGCCGCGAGCACACGTTTCCGCGACACAGCCGAGACGTTGCTAGCCATCAATCTCGCCGGCACCGCCCGCTTGCTTTCGTGGGCCGAATCCCTCGGTAACGCCCCCCGTTTTATTCATCTCAGCACCTGCTGCGTCGCAGGAAAAAGGAGCGGAGAAATCCTCGAAACCCCGCTCTCACACGAGACGGATTTCGTAAACACCTACGAGCTCACGAAGTGGCAGGCCGAACAGCGCGTGCATTCCTCCCCTCTCGGACCCGAGATCGTTCGTCTCGCCACCGTGGCCGGATCGGAGATCGACGGAACTCTCAGCCGCCCCGGTGCTCTTCACGCCTCCCTTAAATGGTTTCGCCGCGGCCTGCTCCCGCTCATTCCCGGAGCAAGCGACACACCCATTGACCTGATCTCAACCGAACTCGTCACGCGTTTCATCACCAAACTGTTAAACACCGCTCCCACTCCTCACGCGATCTATCACCTCTCTGCGGGCTCCCATGCACTATCACTTTCCAAACTGCTCGAACTAGCCGCCTCGCAGTGCCGGATGAGCGATCAGGCCTGGCGGCGCGGTCAAATTCTCGCGCCCGTCATCGCCACAAAAGAGACCTTCGATGCGTTCAGAATCTCCATCATGAAAAGCCGAGATCTCCTCTTCAATGAGGTGCTCGCCTCCGCCGATTTGTTTCTTCCCGTTCTGCTATTTTCCAAGCGTTTTTCCACGAGCCAAGCCGAACACATATGGGGAGGGAAACTCCCGCTGCCAGACCCGACGACCTTCGTTTCGCGGGTGGTCGCCGCCGCCATTCCAACACCGCTTCCTATATTATGA
- a CDS encoding acyl carrier protein, which translates to MNASLAHANSAEFSAALRDFINVELPKLNPRITTSPGVDAATPLFETGIIDSLGILHLIAWVERATGHEIPIGKVVMKHFQTITAITETFYSTDSCHENCHRCPHCKRRADSHEH; encoded by the coding sequence ATGAATGCATCTCTTGCGCATGCGAATTCGGCAGAGTTTTCCGCCGCCTTGCGCGATTTCATCAACGTCGAGTTACCCAAGCTCAATCCGCGCATCACCACCTCTCCAGGCGTGGATGCGGCCACACCACTCTTCGAGACCGGCATTATCGATAGTCTCGGAATCCTCCACCTCATCGCCTGGGTCGAGCGCGCCACCGGTCATGAAATTCCGATCGGCAAGGTCGTGATGAAGCATTTCCAGACAATCACCGCCATCACCGAAACTTTTTATTCAACCGACTCCTGCCATGAAAATTGCCACCGCTGCCCTCACTGCAAACGCCGCGCCGATTCGCATGAGCACTGA
- a CDS encoding acyl carrier protein produces METSIKLRLARVCPTLAPRLSPDVPLIACGLDSLEFVELLCAIESEFQVRLSVDDLTPETTARNLFDLITNRMIR; encoded by the coding sequence ATGGAAACTTCCATTAAACTTCGTCTCGCACGCGTGTGCCCGACCCTCGCTCCAAGACTTTCGCCCGACGTCCCGCTGATTGCCTGTGGCTTGGACAGTTTGGAGTTCGTCGAACTGCTGTGCGCCATCGAGTCCGAATTTCAAGTCCGTCTCAGCGTAGACGATCTCACGCCTGAAACCACCGCCCGAAATCTTTTCGATCTCATCACCAACCGCATGATCCGCTAA
- a CDS encoding ferritin-like domain-containing protein, which produces MTYADYLSQSERQRWLIETDIDWDNVNAPASLTQPDLLKRLRDAALIESFFPILTPRVLDVLWDDPAATAIFSVQLYESYKHFHVFNLYLEKIGWNPLNDDDLVAVRRRNIDLHYDSPTRVLTQYFMSEHFAAHAFFKDSRAALDPVLKRILHLVAQDEVRHSQFGYELLSARIERHPAERAIVIEAARSYTHFGALVVDEVPIAEKNDFTAIVGLNQRLVRLCGEGIAV; this is translated from the coding sequence ATGACCTACGCCGATTATCTTTCCCAGTCCGAACGCCAACGCTGGCTCATCGAAACCGACATCGACTGGGACAACGTCAACGCGCCCGCTTCGCTCACGCAGCCAGACTTGCTCAAACGTCTGCGCGACGCCGCCCTCATCGAATCATTTTTCCCCATTCTCACGCCCCGTGTGCTCGACGTTCTCTGGGACGATCCCGCCGCCACCGCCATCTTCAGCGTTCAACTTTACGAAAGCTATAAACACTTCCACGTCTTCAATCTCTACTTGGAAAAAATCGGCTGGAATCCGCTCAACGACGACGACCTCGTGGCCGTCCGCCGTCGCAACATCGACCTGCATTACGATTCCCCCACCCGCGTCCTGACCCAGTATTTCATGAGCGAACATTTCGCTGCTCACGCGTTCTTCAAAGACTCGCGGGCCGCACTCGATCCCGTTCTCAAACGCATTCTCCACCTCGTCGCGCAGGACGAAGTCCGCCACTCCCAATTCGGCTACGAATTACTCTCCGCCCGTATTGAGCGCCACCCAGCCGAGCGAGCCATCGTGATCGAAGCCGCCCGCTCCTACACGCACTTCGGTGCGTTAGTGGTGGACGAAGTTCCCATCGCCGAAAAAAACGACTTCACCGCGATCGTCGGACTCAACCAACGCCTCGTCCGTCTCTGCGGCGAGGGCATAGCCGTTTAA
- a CDS encoding ferritin-like domain-containing protein, translating into MNTTTRNLAWKLNWYRQSELEGALLLGRMVRFAPDGDTASRLLKHCADEARHAQLWSECIATLGLPHVRIHRSYQSLFADHGGTPANLTEVLSFTQIFERRVHKRFTTERTQPELPEIVRSTYDIMIRDEHDHLDWVHTWLLSQPETQALMNRYLHIDEIVYRTVLPHEAALWEITGLGDELKSAAITHE; encoded by the coding sequence ATGAATACCACCACCCGCAACCTCGCCTGGAAACTCAATTGGTATCGGCAGAGCGAACTCGAGGGCGCACTGTTGCTCGGACGCATGGTGCGTTTCGCACCAGACGGAGATACCGCCTCGCGCCTGCTCAAGCACTGTGCTGACGAGGCTCGTCACGCCCAACTCTGGAGCGAATGCATCGCCACACTCGGCCTGCCGCACGTGCGCATCCACCGCAGCTATCAATCGCTTTTCGCCGATCACGGTGGCACGCCGGCCAACCTTACCGAAGTTCTGTCATTCACCCAAATCTTCGAGCGTCGCGTGCATAAACGATTCACCACCGAGCGCACGCAACCCGAACTACCCGAAATCGTGCGGTCAACTTACGACATCATGATCCGCGACGAACATGATCACCTCGACTGGGTTCACACGTGGCTGCTGTCCCAACCAGAGACGCAGGCCTTGATGAATCGTTATCTCCATATCGACGAAATCGTTTATCGCACCGTCCTCCCCCACGAAGCCGCCCTCTGGGAAATCACGGGGTTAGGCGATGAACTTAAATCGGCCGCGATTACCCATGAATAA